One region of Fragaria vesca subsp. vesca linkage group LG4, FraVesHawaii_1.0, whole genome shotgun sequence genomic DNA includes:
- the LOC101295804 gene encoding uncharacterized protein LOC101295804 has translation MSCSSLSLFLHPHPPRLNHLKPHHLNSSLSFKSHICFSSTSEDSRWLREEQRWLREEQRWLREEQRWARERDSLLREIADLKLKLQALQAGASSENIASIAGLLQSLKEKSQIAETGSSSIPLELEDKEFKEVFTVSEVKKTKVALRKGSEGEHVRAMQESLLKSGFYSGEEDMEFSNFSSGTERAVKTWQASIGLPEDGIMTEELLERLFNDPQADGAVESKEDANGAAGTSVTEISEVKQIVLKEDAADVDESYHRVFLLGENRWEEPSRLNKNKGSETNTTGTATKCLTCRGEGRLLCTECDGTGEPNIEEQFLEWIDEGAKCPYCEGLGFTVCDVCEGKW, from the exons ATGTCTTGTTCATCTCTGTCTCTGTTTCTTCACCCTCATCCTCCTCGTCTGAACCACCTCAAACCCCACCACCTCAACTCTTCCCTCTCCTTCAAATCCCACATTTGCTTCTCTTCCACCTCCGAAGACTCCCGCTGGCTCCGCGAAGAGCAGCGCTGGCTGCGCGAGGAGCAGCGCTGGCTCCGCGAAGAGCAACGCTGGGCGCGTGAACGCGACTCTCTCCTCCGCGAGATCGCCGACCTCAAGCTCAAACTACAGGCTCTCCAGGCCGGCGCTTCGTCCGAGAACATTGCCAGCATTGCCGGACTGCTGCAGTCGTTGAAGGAGAAGAGCCAGATCGCCGAGACGGGGTCGAGTTCGATACCGCTGGAGTTGGAGGACAAGGAGTTCAAAGAGGTGTTCACTGTTTCTGAAGTGAAGAAGACAAAGGTGGCTCTGAGGAAAGGCTCCGAGGGAGAACACGTTCGAGCAATGCAG GAATCATTGCTGAAATCAGGATTTTACTCGGGTGAAGAAGACATGGAATTTTCTAATTTCTCAAGCGGGACGGAAAGAGCTGTCAAGACTTGGCAA GCCTCCATAGGTCTCCCTGAAGATGGAATAATGACTGAAGAACTTCTTGAAAGATTATTTAACGACCCTCAGGCTGACGGTGCTGTTGAATCAAAG GAAGATGCAAATGGAGCTGCAGGTACGTCTGTGACAGAAATCTCAGAGGTGAAGCAAATAGTATTGAAAGAAGATGCTGCAGACGTAGATGAATCTTACCATCGAGTTTTTCTTCTAGGAGAAAACCGCTGGGAAGAACCTTCAAGACTAAACAAGAATAAAGGGAGTGAAACCAACACAACAGGTACCGCAACAAAATGCCTTACTTGCCGTGGGGAGGGTCGCTTATTGTGCACAG AATGTGATGGAACTGGCGAACCTAACATTGAGGAACAG TTCTTGGAGTGGATAGATGAAGGAGCAAAGTGTCCATACTGTGAAGGTCTTGGGTTTACAGTTTGCGATGTATGTGAAGGGAAATGGTAG
- the LOC101292590 gene encoding uncharacterized protein LOC101292590, whose protein sequence is MDSLGRFVCFYLLTVSSSFFFSQARGQGSASVFFIDSSTHRFLRSPASNDVVFKPDSMSLPEVSAAVSVLLGFAPPASLSAAGSSKLNEVLVPNPFNRPRAVFVLEVRGTADPTLAVNENSMFKSAYETKIDLGLNKAEIELPDESEVSVFSLDEQSADYTENEISDFASWMGGLYVADTLEVLNGELTFPLAKGDQLKLHMSKEADRKFTTSLLVLVRNIRRAMELHEDLMHSTHSPAELLTGSYDGIKVLEEQYGSEGVAQHGMELLVAVMTKIFDSLEHAYKGQIVGAILFNEVAHVESGKMLNVMYTSRPSARWLAETKTSLNTTIVKVLLVRRTLAWITGIILLISTLLGVCFLVNMPITKDTLLYSNVKLD, encoded by the exons ATGGATTCGCTCGGACGCTTCGTCTGCTTCTATCTGCTCACAGTTTCCTCCTCCTTCTTCTTCTCGCAAGCTAGG GGACAAGGTAGTGCTTCAGTCTTCTTCATCGACAGCTCTACTCATCGATTCCTTCGTAGCCCGGCCTCAAACGATGTCGTTTTCAAG CCTGACTCAATGTCGCTACCGGAAGTCAGTGCTGCCGTGTCTGTCTTGCTTGGATTCGCACCGCCTGCTTCACTCTCAGCTGCCGGTTCATCTAAG CTAAATGAGGTTCTTGTGCCCAATCCATTCAATAGACCTCGTGCTGTTTTCGTTCTGGAAGTCAGAGGAACTGCTG ATCCTACTCTTGCTGTCAATGAGAATTCCATGTTTAAAAGTGCTTATGAAACCAAGATTGACCTTGGCTTGAATAAAGCAGAGATTGAGCTTCCTG ATGAAAGTGAAGTATCTGTGTTCTCTTTGGATGAGCAATCGGCAGATTATACCGAAAACGAAATCAGCGATTTT GCCTCTTGGATGGGCGGATTATATGTTGCTGATACATTGGAAGTGCTAAATGGAGAGTTGACCTTCCCCTTGGCCAAAGGCGATCAGTTGAAGCTTCATATGTCCAAG GAAGCAGACAGGAAATTCACAACTAGCCTTTTGGTGCTTGTTCGCAATATTAGAAGGGCAATGGAGTTGCATGAAGATTTGATGCACAGTACTCACAGTCCAGCTGAGCTATTAACAGGCAGTTATGATGGCATCAAG GTTTTGGAAGAACAGTATGGATCTGAAGGTGTTGCTCAACATGGGATGGAACTGCTCGTTGCTGTGATGACAAAGATATTTGATTCACTTGAACATGCATACAAAG GTCAAATTGTTGGAGCTATCCTCTTCAATGAAGTAGCACATGTGGAGTCAGGGAAGATGTTGAATGTGATGTACACCAGTCGACCATCTGCTCGTTGGTTGGCAGAAACAAAGACCTCATTAAATACAACTATTGTGAAAGTGCTGTTGGTTAGAAGAACACTTGCTTGGATCACAGGAATTATCCTTCTGATTTCAACTCTCTTGGGG GTATGCTTCCTTGTGAATATGCCAATCACCAAGGATACGTTACTGTACTCTAATGTCAAGCTGGACTAG
- the LOC101299661 gene encoding uncharacterized protein LOC101299661, producing the protein MAELNLGILIDVVDEEWMKDTLPDDDLPLPPMLVIRTDDTEDSNQETRKVDGDTWNDLALGSQ; encoded by the exons ATGGCTGAATTAAACCTGGGTATACTGATAGATGTTGTGGATGAAGAATGGATGAAAGACACTCTTCCTGATGACG ATCTTCCCCTGCCGCCTATGCTGGTTATAAGGACTGATGACACTGAGGATTCAA ACCAGGAGACTCGCAAAGTTGATGGAGATACTTGGAATGATCTTGCCTTAGGATCTCAATAA
- the LOC101299371 gene encoding uncharacterized protein LOC101299371, which produces MRVNISASCLVLALLCVFLVSDFVAGDQDPKVKDDKHLFFKRPRPHFVKGGGFGGGIGGGGGLGRGIYRKRFKHGGGLGGGFGAGGGAGFGGGAGFGGGGGH; this is translated from the exons ATGAGGGTCAATATTTCAGCTTCCTGTCTTGTGTTGGCTCTCCTGTGTGTGTTTCTTGTGAGCGATTTTGTTGCGGGTGATCAGGATCCTAAGGTGAAGGACGATAAGCACTTGTTTTTTAAGCGTCCGCGACCTCATTTTGTCAAGGGAGGAGGCTTCGGTGGAGGCATTGGTGGAGGAGGTGGCCTAGGGCGTGGGATTTATAGGAAAAGGTTTAAGCATGGAGGTGGCTTAGGAG GTGGTTTTGGTGCTGGTGGTGGGGCTGGCTTCGGCGGTGGAGCTGGTTTCGGAGGTGGCGGTGGTCACTAG
- the LOC101314172 gene encoding transcriptional corepressor LEUNIG-like, translated as MAQSNWEADKMLDVYIYDYLMKKELHATAKSFMNEGRVAPDPVAIDAPGGFLFEWWSVFWDIFIARTNDKHSESAAVYIEAQQIKAKEQQMQQLQLMRQAQLQRTPSNPPLGGALNSLSSEGMLGQSASSALAAKMYEERMKHPNQIDSETSQPLLDARAALLKSTTNHPGQLVQGNPGNVNPALQQIQARNQQTADIKSEINMGASQRSLPVDSSIYAQGMMQPKPVIGNSGLNPGVSGLPLKGWPLTGIDQMQPGLGAQVQKPFLQGATQFQILSQQQQQLLAQVQTQGNVGSTPGYGDMRGLPRGNLNSKDGQPIINNGSIGSTMQTTTQINMPQMQHSSSQQQDPLQSQQVQQNNRKRKGPSSSGAANSTGTGNTVGPSSNSQPSTPSTHTPGDGIALAGNLPNASNVPKSLMMYGTDETGGLVSSTNQLEDIDQFGDVGSLEDNVESFLSHDDGEGRDLFGTLNGNPAHSAAASKGFSFTEVGSICKSSSKVVCCHFSSDGKLLASAGHDKKVVVWNMDTLQTESTLEDHSLIITDVRFRPNSTQLATSSFDTTVRLWDAAEPNYCLQTYKGHTSHVMSLDFHPKKTDLFCSCDTNNEIRFWNINQYSCTRVIKGGSSQVRFQPRIGQFMAAASGNVVSIFDAESDRQTHSLQGHSTEVHSLCWDTNGDYLSSVSQESVRVWSLSTGKCIHELSSSGNMFHSCVFHPSYSTLLVIGGYQSMELWNMADNKCMTVAAHDCVISALAQSPVTGMVASASHDKSVKIWK; from the exons ATGGCGCAGAGTAATTGGGAAGCAGATAAGAT GCTTGATGTGTACATTTATGATTATCTAATGAAGAAAGAATTGCATGCCACTGCCAAGTCATTCATGAATGAAGGGAGGGTTGCCCCGGATCCAGTAG CCATTGATGCGCCTGGAGGGTTTCTTTTTGAATGGTGGTCTGTCTTCTGGGACATTTTTATTGCAAGGACAAATGATAAACATTCCGAGTCTGCAGCAGTTTATATAGAG GCACAACAAATTAAAGCCAAAGAGCAACAAATGCAGCAGTTGCAACTAATGCGCCAAGCTCAGTTGCAACGAACTCCTAGTAATCCTCCCCTTGGTGGTGCACTTAATTCACTAAGTTCTGAAGGAATGCTTGGGCAATCTGCTTCTAGTGCATTGGCCGCAAAAATGTATGAGGAACGAATGAAACACCCCAATCAGATAGATTCAGAGACATCCCAACCACTCCTTGATGCTAGAGCGGCCCTGCTGAAATCAACCACAAACCATCCTGG TCAGTTGGTTCAAGGGAACCCTGGTAATGTTAATCCGGCATTACAACAAATCCAAGCTCGAAATCAACAGACTGCT GACATAAAGAGTGAAATTAATATGGGTGCCTCTCAGAGATCTTTGCCTGTGGATTCTTCAATTTATGCACAAGGAATGATGCAGCCGAAACCAGTTATAGGAAATTCAG GTTTAAACCCAGGAGTCAGTGGTCTTCCATTAAAGGGATGGCCCTTAACA GGGATCGACCAAATGCAGCCAGGTTTAGGTGCACAAGTTCAAAAACCTTTCCTGCAAGGTGCAACTCAGTTTCAGATCCTCTCACAGCAACAACAACAACTTTTAGCACAGGTTCAGACACAAGGCAATGTTGGTAGCACACCTGGCTATGGAGATATGAGGGGACTTCCCAGGGGAAATTTAAACTCTAAAGATGGCCAACCTATAATAAACAATGGATCTATAGGTTCTACTATGCAAACAACTACACAG ATAAATATGCCACAGATGCAACACTCTTCTTCTCAACAACAGGATCCTTTGCAGTCTCAGCAAGTACAGCAG AATAACCGCAAAAGGAAAGGACCTTCATCCTCTGGAGCTGCTAACAGTACCGGTACAGGAAATACAGTTGGTCCTTCATCTAATTCCCAACCTTCAACTCCATCCACTCATACCCCCGGAGATGGAATTGCTCTGGCTGGAAATTTGCCGAATGCTAGCAATGTTCCAAAAAGTTTGATGATGTATGGCACGGATGAAACAGGTGGCCTTGTATCATCAACAAATCAGCTG GAAGATATTGACCAATTTGGAGATGTTGGTTCCCTAGAAGACAATGTGGAATCCTTTTTGTCACATGATGATGGAGAAGGAAGGGATTTGTTTGGTACATTGAACGGGAACCCTGCACATTCTGCAGCAGCTTCAAAGG GTTTTTCCTTCACTGAAGTTGGTTCTATATGTAAAAGTAGTAGCAAAGTTGTCTGCTGTCACTTCTCTTCAGATGGAAAATTGTTGGCCAGTGCTGGACATGACAAGAAG GTTGTTGTTTGGAATATGGATACACTACAGACTGAAAGCACACTGGAGGATCACAGTTTGATAATTACTGATGTTCGATTTAGACCAAATTCAACTCAGTTGGCAACTTCTTCATTTGACACAACTGTGCGACTTTGGGATGCTGCTGAA CCAAACTATTGTTTACAGACATATAAAGGACATACCTCGCATGTAATGTCACTTGATTTCCACCCTAAGAAGACTGACCTTTTCTGCTCATGTGACACGAACAATGAGATTCGCTTTTGGAATATTAATCAGTATTCGTGTACTCGTGTTATTAAG GGAGGTTCATCACAGGTGAGGTTCCAGCCAAGAATTGGACAATTTATGGCTGCAGCATCTGGGAATGTTGTGTCAATATTTGATGCTGAGAGTGATAGGCAGACACATTCACTGCAG GGCCACTCCACAGAGGTGCACTCTCTTTGTTGGGATACAAATGGAGATTATTTGAGTTCAGTCAGTCAAGAGTCTGTGAGAGTGTGGTCATTATCGACTGGGAAGTGCATTCACGAGCTCAGTTCTAGTGGAAACATGTTCCATTCTTGTGTTTTCCATCCAAGCTACTCCACTCTCTTGGTCATTGGAGGCTACCAG TCAATGGAGCTCTGGAACATGGCTGATAACAAATGTATGACTGTTGCTGCTCATGACTGTGTAATATCAGCTTTGGCACAGTCACCAGTTACAGGGATGGTAGCTTCAGCCAGTCATGATAAATCCGTTAAAATCTGGAAATAA